In the Balaenoptera ricei isolate mBalRic1 chromosome 1, mBalRic1.hap2, whole genome shotgun sequence genome, TCTCATTTTCTAGAATTGTAATACAGGGAGCTACATAATGTGACACATTGGGAACTGGAGCACTAATCTATTTTTattcccctttctttctcctgCTTGCAAGCTAAGCTCAGCACTGGCCAGAGAGAAGTAACAGTTCAGAAAGGACCGCTGTTCAGAGCTGAAGGTTACCCCATCAGCATCGGCTGCAACGTAACTGGCCACCGGGGACCTTCTGAGCAGCATTTCCAGTGGTCTGTTTACCTGCCGACAGCCCCGACCCAAGAAATCCAGATCATCAGCACCAAGGATGCCACCTTCTCTTATGCAGTGTATGCACGGCGGGTGCAAAGTAGGGAAATCTACGTGGAGAAGGTCCAGGGTAACTCAGTCTTTTTGCACATCTCCAAGCTCCAGATGAAGGATTCTGGCGAGTACGAGTGTCACACACCCAACACTGATGGAAAATACTATGGGAGTTACAGTGCAAAGACGAATCTAATTGGTAAGCTGTGGGCCCTCCTCTTCTAGCCAGCCCCTGAGAAGCCAGATTCTCCATCAACACGATGCCTTGCAATGTGACATGACTTTATATTGTGCTGTTTGTTTTGGCAAAAGAGCCCACATACCCCTCTGGATATTTTGGAGTTTGTCACAAATAGGTATCTCATATTCCCTAAAACTCTTAATGCGTTTTCCCAATTGACTTTGTCATGATGAGTTAGATAGTACGTGGTCTTCCTAGGCCTTGCCCACAACTATTCATAGGTTGATAATAGCACAGCATTAGACAAAGCTTTGAGAGTTCTCATGGTATGTCTCTTCTCAGAGGCAGAATATTAACTTGATAGAAGAGCcagtattaatatatttaatatatctttatatataattaatataataccAAAGGAAGTAAGTCATTAACTTGGAAGTAATTATTCTCAAACTTCCATTCTCTAACATAGTTACCTATGGGGCAAGGGTCATATTATTTGAAATTACCCTTTTGTCCCTTTGCCTAGAATATCTTATTACTCCCTTTTCAGCCTAGCAAACTCCTACATATACTTCTGAACCCAGTTTAGGAATTACCTCTTCTGTGAAACCCATTCTGTCTCAGGCAGTATTCCCATCTTTGTTCTTTCTTGATGCTCTGTTCACACTACTGTTGTTAGTACTCACCCAGTTTATGTGGTAGTTGGCTACTTACATGACCCTCTCTGACCTCACCTTGAGCTCCATGAGAAGAGAACATTTACCTCACTCTCTAGCACAGTGGTTAGCTctgagtagatgctcaataaacattcatttttGAATCTAAGTGTTGCTTTCACATAAACTTAGGCTGTGTGATTACCtttgaggaaggaaagaatggtAGGGTAGTAAGATGGTTTTCAAAACTTTGGTAAGGGTTGCATTTTGGCTCTGAATGATAAATTATAACAGATTATTTCagaactttattttataaaggaGCAGGTGAAGGCCCAAGGAAGTGAAGTAACTTCCTCCAATTCATGGAGTCAAATAGGAACAAATATAGGATCAGAATATAGTCTTCTAGCTCCCAGTGCTTTTCCCATTTAAAACCTCTGTGTCTGAATAGCTAAACTGGTTACAGCCTGtgctaaaaatgtaaaatcaggGTCAATACAACAGTGAACCAATAGCTTTGCCGAGTTCCATAGTCTGTATGTATATAGATGCCAATGTTCCTGTTGGCAATAGGGAAAGCATATGGCTGGTGGAAAACCAACTCAAAGTATGTACTTTACAGATGTTGGGTCAGGGCACCATCTTCATCTAAGGAGGCTAGTCTGACAGGTATTCAGTCAATTACAATCATTCCTTTGCATCCAGTCATTCCAGATACCCTCTCTGCTGCCATGACTTCCCAGACTCTCAGTAAGGAGGAAGGTGAGCCATTGGAACTTACCTGTGAGTCATCCAAAGCCACAGCTCAACATACTCACCTCTCTGTCACCTGGTACCTGATGCAAGATGGAGAAAGAAGCCAAGCCAGCAAGATTATTTCCCTCTCCAAAGATTTTATGTTGCTCCCTGGGCCCTTGTATACAGAGAGGTTTGCAGCTGGTGACGTGCGGCTCGACAAGCTTGGGGTCACTACCTTCAGGCTGTCCATAGGGAGGCTCCGGCCCTCAGATCAGGGCCAGCTGTTCTGTGAGGCAACTGAATGGATTCAGGATCCGGATGAAACCTGGACTTCCATCACGAAAAAGCAGACAGATCAAACAACTCTGAGGGTCCAGCCAGCAGGTAATTATCTTCTCGGGAAATTCATTAACAGCTAGTAGTGGGTATTTGGgggatatcttttttctttccttttttttggctgcgccacgtggcttgcgggatcttagttccctgaccagggatcgaatccgtgccctcggcagtgaaagcgcggagtcctaaccactggaccgccagggagttttctctttttgtttttttctaatcttttgttGGATCAAAAATATCATTAGAAAGTTTgagtaaattttgtttttgtcacCTGGGAAGCATAAATAAGAAAGGACAGATTGGGGGCTCTGTCCACGGGAGGTTTTATGTGGGATAAAATCTGTTGAATGTTAGGTAGATTCCACAGCCATGCATGGAAATAGTTTTGTTGCCATTCTTGCCAGGCTCTGTGTAAGCACTTTATCTATAATACATTATCGAATTTAGTCCTAACAACCACCCTCTGAGGCAACTAGTCAAGTCCCCATTTTTGAAACATGACCCTGAGCCTCAGCTAAATGCTCTGCCTTAGCTCGCTGTGCTGGAGCTGGCGTTTGAAGACAGGTGTATCTCTCCAAGGCCTTCTCCCCACAGACACCTGCACCTCAGGTAGCCTATTTCCAATGTGAAGCCTTGTCTTAGTCACTGCTCCTTCCGCCTTACCCCTTTTCCTTGGAACGGTGTCACTCTTCATGATCCATTGACACCTTCGCCAAAGCAAGCAGGAAGCCTCCATTTTGATTCCTGGTCTCTCCACATGGGCTTTGGTCCGGTAGGAGGAGGTCTATAACCATATATATCCCTGCTAAAAGCAATGATCCAATAATGGATCactgaagtttttctttcttttttttttaggataagtGTTAGTCTATTCTATTAAAAATTGTCCTGATGGTATTACGTGTCCAAATTATACTCAGGGAGTCCTTTGGAGACACATCACATGtgcttcttttccctctctttgaaaacaatttttaaaaatgtaaaactattttaaaatgttatttatttagatCAGTAAAAATTGTATAcgtttaaggtatacaatatgATGTCTTGATATCTGTATGCACTGTGAAATGACTACAATCAAGTTCACTAACATACCCATCACCTCACATGGTTGTGTTGTGTATGTGGTGAGAATTCTTGAGatctttcttagcaaatttcaagtaataccacacagtattactaactgtagtcaccatgctgtacattagatctccagaacttattcatcccgcataactgaaactttgtaccctttgaccattaTCTCCCCATTGTCCccactcccccaacccctggtaaccaccattctactctccacttctatgtattcatttttagtttccacaatatttgtctttctgtgtctggcttatttcacatagcaaaaTGTCCTCCAGGTTGATCCATGTTTTTGAAAATGGcaagcttttcctttttttcatggctgaataatattccattgtgtatatataccacattttcttcatacGTTTATCCTttgatgtacacttaggttgttttcatatcttggctattatgaataatgaacataggggtgcagatatctctttgagatactgatttcatttcctttgcatatgtacctggaagtgggattgctgggttatatgatagttctacttttagtttttgaggaacctccatactgttttctatatgcCCATACCAATTGACATTCCTTGTAcactaacagtgtacaagggttcctttttcttctccatcctcaccaacacttgctatcttttgtctttttgataattgccattctaatagatgtgaggtgatatcttgtggcttcaatttgcatttccctgatgattagtgatgaacatctttttccacatttttggtcatttgtatgtcttcctttGAGAAATGTCCCTTCAGATCCTTTGCTCGTTTTTATATTAagttatttggggattttttttttttttttttttttttttgctattaatttGTATGAGTTTCTTATCCATTTTGGCTAGTAACCCTTTTTcaaatacatggtttgcaaatattttctcccattttgtagattgtctcttcactctgttgattgtttcttttgtgtgcagaatctttttagtttgatgcaatcccaccatctatttttacttttgttgcctgtgcttgtGGGGTCATATCCAGAAAATCATTGCCCAAGATAATGTCAAGaatgttttccttctattttcttttctttttcttttttcttttttggctgtgccatgtggcatgtgggatcttagttccctgaccagagactgaacccgtgccccctgcagtggaagtgcagagtcttaaccactggactgccagggaattcccccttctgttttcttctagtagtttttcagtttcaggtcttatgtttaaatctttgatccattttgagtttatttttttaatatggcacGAGAtaggagtccaacttcattcttctgcatgtggatatccagtttattcaacaccatttatttgaagagactatcttttccctgtcgtgtattcttggcacccttaTTGGAGATTAATTGACATAGATTCATGGATTTATTTTtggattctcttttctgtttcattggcctatatgtctttatgccagtaccatactgttttgattactgtagctttgtaatgtattttgaaatcaggCAATGTGATACCTACAGCTCTTGCTCAAaattctttggctattcagggtcttttgtggttccatatgaatttgagaattgtttttgtctattttaaaatgccattagaattttgatagggaaaaaaaaagaattttgatagggattacaatgaatctgtagattgctttgggtggtatggatattttaacaatattaattcttccgacccatgaacatgggatatctttccatttatttgtttcatcttcagttactttcatcagtgttctatagttttcattgtacatgtctttcacctccttggttaaatttatccctgagtattttcttccttttgatgctattgtaaatgggattgttttcttaatttctttttctgatagttcattgttagtgtatagagatgcaactgattttttttttttgtatgttgattttgtatcctgcaattttactgaaatTCTTTATTAGTTTTAACATCTTTTGGTGGAGTTTTTCCGGGTTTCTATgtgtaagatcatgtcatctgccaacagtgacagttttacttccttttttccaatttggatgcctttaatttctttttctgtctaactgctctggctaggacttccaatactatgttgaataaaagtggggagagtggtcatccttgtcttattcttgatcttagaggaaaagctttcagcctttcactgttaagtgtgatgttagctgtggacttgcCATATATCACATACACTTTTAACTTCGGAAAATTCCACTGGATATGCTCAGCCAAAAATGAGAGCAAGAAATCACAATTTACATCGATTCAacatagtataaaatattttatttaaaaagacacattactGTGTACTTTACACATCTATGCATACATCTTGCTTAATAGGATTGCATTCAGAAAATCATGTATGTTGTTCTTTCTAGGTGATTTAAAGAGTAGTCAAGGGCATATTTTAATTCTAGACATTTCTTTGGCTTACCTTCTCCTCGGAACTGATCTCCCACATGAAATTCAATCCCTGTACTATCCTAACAGGAGGTAGCATCTCTCTCTGGTATTGAAAAGATAGATGCAGTGGCCTCTCTATATATCTGCCTTGCTTTTGTTTCCTAGTGAGAGATTTTCAAGTCAACATCACGGCTGAGAGTACGGTTCCTGAAGGAAAACCCTTAGAACTGGTTTGCCTGGTCGTGGGCGGTGGCCAGGACCCACAGCTTCAGGGCACTTGGTTCTTCAATGATATTGAAATGGCCCACATTGATGCTGGTGGAGTTCTGGGTCTGAAGAAAGACTATCAAGAAAGAGCAAGTCAAGGACAGCTCCAGGTTTCAAAGTTAAGCCCCAAGGCTTTCTCTCTCAAGATCTTCTCTGTGGGCCCAGAGGATGAAGGTGCCTACAGATGTGCTGTGGCAGAGGTGACAAGAGCTCAGATGGGCTCCTGGCAGGTGCTCCAGAAAAAAAAGTCACCAGACAGCTATGTGCACCTGAGGAAGCCAGCAGGTATGTGAAGTCGGGGCCAGACACGATTGGGCTGCTTTTAGATGCCCTCCTTTGTGAGTACAGGATGCCTTCATGGACACGGGGGAGGTCTCCTGAAGTCAGGTGTCAATCAGATCACTTTGAGGTGGAGTGGAGTACTTCAAAGGAAAGCACCCAAACCAGCTGAAGACCTGAGTCCTATTCCTGAGCCATTAAATGGGCCATGATCCTGAACACACTATGTACTTCACCTCTAAATCTCAGCTTCTTCAACTGTAAGATAATGCCATCTAATTTGACTGACCTGAAGTACCTTCTTGCCGTCTTAGATTCTTTGATTCTATTTGctgttatttctaatttttgtccATTGGGTATTCTTTCAGCAGAGAACACCTGTATTAATGAAGCCCTCTGTCTCCttgttgcgtgtgtgtgtgtgtgtgttttgagtaGATTAAGAGGAAAGAGCTTACACTTGCCCCCTTCCTGGGAAATAAACACCCACATTACGCCTCCTACTCCTGGGACATCTTTCAGGTGTCTTTCATCAATTCTCTATTATCTTAAACTGATACTAAGTCTTAATTCTGCACCAAAGCATGACTCAGagtaagaaaagaagaagtaaatgatAGTGGGCAGACTCTATTGCCTGCATGTTGCTATGATGTCGTGAGATGCCTATCCAAATGGGTCTGAGTATCTGGAAGGCCACTCAGGTCTTGTTTAGTTTCTGAAGGCTGGGTGACCTTAAACGTGTTTGAATTATCAGTGCTTTTTGTGTGGAGAGAAAACTGATAAATCTGCAAGTAATATTAGGATCCTCTGGGCTGGATATTAAATTCAAAGTCTAGAAAAATGAATTGCCCCAAATTTTTGGTTTTgcaaaaaccaaaatcaaaaacaaaaacaaactaaaaatgaaGATATCCTTGTTGTACTTGCTCACTGGAGGCCTCTCCAAAGATAGAAGCATTCCCCTTCCATCCTCTTCTCCGTCACCCCATTTGCTGGGAGTGAAGACGCACAGCTTTGGCCTAGAGTGGCGAGCCAGGAAGTGTGTTGGTGGTAGTTTTTACACTAAACATTTGTTCTGACTTGCTAGGATTCAGAAAAAACTATGTAGGCGTGTTTACATATTTACACAGAGCTAAATCTCAACTTCGTGTATCTGTCTCTGCTGGAGCAGATCTGTAAATCTTTCATAAACTCAGGACATACGAATTTGTGCTAAAGAGACCTAAAGGTGTGCTTCATGGCACACAGATCACAAGCCTATCAAGTATGTGGTCTTCCCAAGCTAAAAATAATCCTTTGTGCAGGCTGGAGTCCAGCCTGTTTCTTTTTACGTAGAATAAAAAAAGGTTATTAACAGATTTATTAAAGATCCTGTTGAACATTTGGTTTTGAAACTCAAACCATTACTTCAAGTATGAGCAGCGTTTTATCACTCCATGAATGTTTTAAACAGAAGAGGGTACTCCCTACTGCTATGCATGTATACCTTACACATGCGTGGTAAGTGTGTTACTTCTTACCGAGAGGCAGTAACGACCACAGTAAACTAAGGAAAccacagttaaaaaaacaaaacaaaacaaaactgaagctgGTTGAAACTAATCATAATGGTTATATTTGAGTAGTGAGATTATGAGTAATAATTTCCCCTCTAATTTCTAAACTTTAGTTATGAGTctatttttaacttgaaaaaaaaattaagtataattaTGCTTCTAATacacaaaatttggaagcaagttatatatatgtaatagatagataaatagatatagatatattaacCTATTTGTGGACATTAGCCTTCATTCTGCCTTTGtaacatatacatttatacataaagTGGTTAAAGACTCAACTCCTTCCTCAGCAGGGAAGATCAATTTGCAGATTCATTTAGATCCTATTTAAATTCCTAATGCcagttctattttgttttcctgggaattccctggtggtccagtggttaggactccatgctctcactgctgagggcctgggtttgatccctggtcggggaactaagatcccacaaggccagaaaaaataaatttgaaaaaaaatctattttgttttccttttctggctTTGAACTCCTCTGCTTTCACAAAGTGCCTATCATTACGCCCTAACGCTAATAGCTCACCTTTGCTGGGTACTTCTCCTTGCCAGCTGGAGTAAGCCCTTTGCATGTGCCATTCATTTAGTCCTCTCACAATGCATAAGGGAGGTGTTATTATTACCCCCATATTTACAggaaaggaaattgaggctcagagtggtcCACTATGTTGTCCAGGATAATTCTGACTCCAGTGACCTTGACCTGAAGCTTGAGGCTGGGCTGCCTAGGATGCATGAGCTTGAGGGATCTTTACATTGCCCACAAAGCACCCAGGACAAGGCCTTGCACAGGAAGTATCTGTTGAAGGAATGTCTGCATTTCTACACATCTTGAATTTCCCATCTGGAAGCCAGatttacatttattgttttaCACTATAGTTCAGATATAGGAAGGCTCTCCCTTCAACAATATGTAGGAATGAATGTGTgatttgaaaaagagaaatgtatatgtatgtatatatataggtaattatatatatatttaaaaaaaatacttggggggaaatgtatatatatatttattgtatatatatatttttatatatatacattttcccccaagtaattattttttaatcgcAGTGTTTTGAACAgaaatataattaacaatactCCTTCACTGTTCAGAATACATACTAATTGGGGGAAGGTAAGTAAGGAGAGGAAGGTCATTTTGAACTGTGAAAGTCTGAAttctaaaaaaactaaacatttaaataaacacAGCTTCATTACTttcagcctcatacaccaaccgtaattaatttaacaaaatattaccagATGTTTTCCCAACTAGATGTTCCTAAGGAACAAATCACTAAAAATTAGGGCAAATTATAAATTAAGTGTAAATAAGTTCTCCTGGTATTCTTCCTGCTGTTTCCACTATTTAAGTGTTGATGAAATCTTTTTTTCCCGGGGTGGTGCAGGAGTGAACAACCTGATTGGATTTGTCACAAAGTAGTCAAGTCCTAATTAATGAGATTTCActgttttttagaaaaattttcatttacttgaaataattttttcttttgaaatctgtAATCCACAGCAAGACATGTGGTCGTGTCTACCAAGAACAGGCAGCAAGCAGTGTGGGAAGGAGAGACGTTAACCCTTCTCTGCACGGTAGGTGGAGCTGAAAGTCTCCTGTCCGTGACCTGGTGGCACATCCCACAAGACCAGACACAGCCAGAGTTTGTGGCTGGAATGGGGCAGGATGGCACCATGCAGCTGGGTGCCTCCTACGGGGAACTCGATAACCACAGCAACACAAGGCTGGAGAAAACGGACTGGGCCACCTTCCAGCTGGagatcacctccaccaccatcacagaCAGCGGCACGTATGAGTGCAGAGTGTCTGAGAGGACCCGGAACCAGGCCAGAGATCGGAGCTGGACTCAGAAGATGTCAGTCACTGTAAAACCTCTGAGTAAGTGTCAGGGAAATCCTTTTCTGAACTTACGTATCATCAGTATCTTCCTTCTGCAGCGCAATGCTGTGGAATTCGATTGTGTGTCACCCTGAATCCCCTAGTTATGGTACGTGTACCCCAGGACACAGAGCAGAGCCTCTGGCTACCATGTCTGTCAACTGATCTCTGAAGTTTActcgtcttctttttttttttttttttttaatttatttatttttggctgtgttgggtcttcgtttctgtgcgagggctttctctagtgtggcgagcggaggccactcttcatcacggtgcgcaggcctctcactatcgcggcctctcttgttgcggagcacaggctccagacgcgcaggctcagtaattgtggctcacgggcccagctgctccgcggcacgtgggatcctcccagaccagggcccgaacccgtgtcccctgcattggcaggcggactctcaaccactgaaccaccagggaagccctttattcgTCTTTATAAAGAT is a window encoding:
- the CD101 gene encoding immunoglobulin superfamily member 2, encoding MARFPRVASFFLFLTKLSTGQREVTVQKGPLFRAEGYPISIGCNVTGHRGPSEQHFQWSVYLPTAPTQEIQIISTKDATFSYAVYARRVQSREIYVEKVQGNSVFLHISKLQMKDSGEYECHTPNTDGKYYGSYSAKTNLIVIPDTLSAAMTSQTLSKEEGEPLELTCESSKATAQHTHLSVTWYLMQDGERSQASKIISLSKDFMLLPGPLYTERFAAGDVRLDKLGVTTFRLSIGRLRPSDQGQLFCEATEWIQDPDETWTSITKKQTDQTTLRVQPAVRDFQVNITAESTVPEGKPLELVCLVVGGGQDPQLQGTWFFNDIEMAHIDAGGVLGLKKDYQERASQGQLQVSKLSPKAFSLKIFSVGPEDEGAYRCAVAEVTRAQMGSWQVLQKKKSPDSYVHLRKPAARHVVVSTKNRQQAVWEGETLTLLCTVGGAESLLSVTWWHIPQDQTQPEFVAGMGQDGTMQLGASYGELDNHSNTRLEKTDWATFQLEITSTTITDSGTYECRVSERTRNQARDRSWTQKMSVTVKPLKSSLQVSLMSRQPQVKLTNTFDLSCIVRVGYSDLKVPLTVTWQFQAARSRAFDLLLRITHNGTIEWGNFLPQFQKKTKVSQSLFRSQLLIHDATEEEAGVYQCNVEVYDRSSLHTDGPVRASAISHPLRITVTLPESKLKVNSSSQVQEISINSNTDIECNILCQSTGNLRLAVTWYFSAMSTNAPWLRILEMDRTHVVKYGDEFQTTRRKQKYHAEKVSQDLFQLHILNVEDSDQGKYHCAVEEWLWSTNGTWHKLGEKTSGLTELKLRSTGSKVRISKVSGRENVSEHSEVAIRCSLESTGSPASLFSVMWYWNRENSGSKMLVHLQHDGLLEYGEEGLRRRLHCYRSSPADFVLMLHRVEMEDAGMYWCRVAEWQLHGNPSKWVNQASGESQHVVLTVLPSEPTFPSRICSSVPLLYFLFICPFVILTLLFISLLCLYCKARKLSTLSLNRQKEKALWVDLKGAGSRTTHRLEEDGEDSRIPRGACSPVERAWTLELD